The following proteins come from a genomic window of Nocardiopsis sp. YSL2:
- a CDS encoding DUF1304 domain-containing protein, whose product MVIMGLVFALVGALVHVYIFVLESLLWTSPRARAVFGTSEEGALATRELAFNQGFYNLFLAVAVVVGTVLLGAGLTGAGAALVYAGAGSMVLAGTVLAVSSPKKLRAALIQLAAPLVGMVLLTVGLAV is encoded by the coding sequence ATGGTCATCATGGGTTTGGTGTTCGCGCTCGTGGGAGCGCTCGTCCACGTGTACATCTTCGTACTGGAGTCGCTCCTGTGGACGTCCCCGCGTGCCCGCGCGGTGTTCGGCACGAGCGAGGAGGGAGCCCTGGCGACCCGGGAACTGGCGTTCAACCAGGGGTTCTACAACCTGTTCCTGGCGGTGGCCGTGGTCGTGGGGACCGTGCTCCTGGGCGCGGGGCTCACGGGGGCCGGGGCCGCGCTGGTCTACGCCGGCGCGGGTTCGATGGTGCTGGCGGGGACGGTGCTCGCCGTCTCGTCGCCGAAGAAGCTCCGCGCCGCGCTGATCCAGCTCGCCGCTCCCCTGGTCGGCAT
- a CDS encoding PepSY domain-containing protein, producing MSTRTPEHPEPAASGTGPDAPMPEAATPQSGARPTWSALRRLLLRLHFYAGILIAPFVVIAALTGLVYVYTPQLEQVLYAEQLRVEPADGTVPLERQAAAAAGAHPDAELSAVRPAEAPDQSTRVLMNADGLPDGYRLAVFVDPHDGTVLGDLTSYGSSGSLPVRSWLAELHRGLHLGDAGRLYSELAASWLWVVALGGVVLWTTRRRRERRARRLLLPDSSATGRARTLSWHGSVGVWALAGLALVTATGLTWSQYAGGNISQIREALDWQTPSLSAADGAEHAAHGDHADHADHSGHEGSGVPSTDLDGALAAARSAGLDGPVEIGVPVAQGAPYTVAETVRSWPVQQDRVAVDAVDGAVVEELRFDDFPLMAKLSNWGIGFHMGLLFGLPNQLFLTALALSVLALVFWGYRMWWQRRPTRGGSFAVGRPVPRGTGRALPWWCAALLVACAVGVGVLVPVLGVSLLCFLAVDAVVGLLRRRRGRPHAPAARASS from the coding sequence GTGAGCACGAGAACCCCCGAACACCCCGAACCGGCGGCCTCCGGCACCGGACCGGACGCGCCGATGCCGGAAGCCGCGACCCCACAGAGCGGGGCGCGCCCCACCTGGTCCGCGCTGCGCCGCCTGCTTCTGCGCCTGCACTTCTACGCGGGGATCCTCATCGCCCCGTTCGTGGTCATCGCGGCCCTGACCGGGCTGGTGTACGTCTACACACCGCAGCTGGAGCAGGTCCTGTACGCCGAGCAGCTGCGCGTCGAACCCGCGGACGGCACGGTCCCCCTGGAGCGGCAGGCCGCCGCCGCGGCCGGGGCCCACCCCGACGCGGAGCTGAGCGCGGTCCGGCCGGCCGAGGCCCCCGACCAGAGCACCCGCGTGCTGATGAACGCCGACGGCCTGCCCGACGGGTACCGGCTCGCGGTGTTCGTCGACCCCCACGACGGCACGGTCCTGGGCGACCTCACCAGCTACGGCAGCTCCGGGTCGCTTCCGGTGCGCTCGTGGCTGGCCGAACTGCACCGCGGCCTCCACCTGGGCGACGCGGGCCGGCTGTACAGCGAGCTCGCCGCGAGCTGGCTGTGGGTGGTCGCCCTCGGCGGCGTGGTCCTGTGGACCACCCGGCGACGGCGCGAGCGCCGGGCGCGCCGGCTCCTGCTCCCCGACTCCTCCGCCACCGGGCGGGCGCGCACCCTGTCCTGGCACGGCTCCGTCGGCGTCTGGGCGCTCGCCGGACTGGCGCTCGTCACCGCGACCGGACTGACCTGGTCGCAGTACGCGGGCGGCAACATCTCGCAGATCCGCGAGGCCCTCGACTGGCAGACCCCCTCCCTGTCGGCGGCGGACGGCGCCGAGCACGCCGCGCACGGGGACCACGCCGACCACGCCGACCACTCCGGCCACGAGGGCAGCGGCGTGCCCTCGACCGACCTCGACGGCGCGCTGGCCGCCGCGCGGTCGGCCGGGCTCGACGGCCCGGTGGAGATCGGCGTTCCCGTCGCGCAGGGCGCCCCGTACACGGTGGCCGAGACCGTGCGCAGCTGGCCGGTCCAGCAGGACCGGGTGGCGGTGGACGCCGTCGACGGCGCCGTCGTGGAGGAACTGCGCTTCGACGACTTCCCCCTCATGGCCAAGCTCAGCAACTGGGGCATCGGCTTCCACATGGGACTGCTCTTCGGCCTCCCCAACCAGCTGTTCCTGACGGCTCTGGCCCTGTCCGTGCTGGCCCTGGTGTTCTGGGGCTACCGGATGTGGTGGCAGCGCCGCCCGACCCGGGGCGGCTCGTTCGCGGTGGGCCGCCCGGTCCCGCGCGGAACGGGGCGCGCCCTTCCCTGGTGGTGCGCGGCCCTGCTCGTCGCCTGCGCGGTGGGGGTCGGAGTCCTGGTCCCGGTGCTGGGGGTGTCGCTGCTGTGCTTCCTCGCCGTGGACGCGGTCGTCGGCCTCCTGCGTCGGCGCCGTGGCCGACCGCACGCGCCCGCGGCGCGGGCGTCGTCCTGA